The region CGGCGGAACCAGAAGCCGATGAGCAGGTACGAGCAGAGGCCGACCAGCTCGAAGAACATGAACGCCATCAGCAGGTTGTGTGCGACGACGAACCCGAGCATGGAGGCGGTGAATAGACCGAGCCCGGCGTAGTACCGGAGGAGGCCCGTTTCGCCCTCGTCGTTCATGTAGCCGAGCGAGAAGACGTGGACCAACAGCGCGACCAGCGAGACGATGACGAGCATCATCGCCGACAGCGGGTCGAGCAGCAGGCCGAACGTCAGCTCGAGGGGCTCGCCGAGCGTCCCAGTGACCTGGGTGCCGGCCGCCCACGTGTATATCGTTTCGTTGTACGTCTCGCCCTGGCTCACTGCGAAGAACGTCCAGAGGGAGAGCAGCAGCGACCCCGCCGTTGCGGCGATGCCGGGGAGCGCCCCACCCTTGGGCAGCAGGTCCCGCCCGGAGAGGGCGACACCGACCGCGACACAGAACGAGAGAAACGGCAGTGCGACAATCGCCGGAGAGTAGTCGAATGGTCCTGCCATCTTACCACCTCATCGACCGAGGAACGGTCACGTTGATTTCCTTGAAGTTGCGGTACAGTACGAGGATGATGCCGATGCCGACAGCCACTTCGGCTGCCGCAAGCGCCATCAAGAACAGCGAGAACACCTGCCCGGTAAGGTTGCCCCACTGCAGGCTGAACGCGATGAAGTTGATGTTCGCGGCGTTGAGCATCAGCTCCACCGACATCAGGAACAGCAGCGCGTTCTCACGGGTCAGCAGACCGTAGAGGCCGATACAGAAGACGGCCGCCGAGAGCAGCAGGTAGTACTCCGCTGGCACCATCACTGCTCACCCCCATCGTCGGCAGACTGGTCGGCCACACCGTCCTCGCCGTTGCCGGGCATAGCCCGGCTGCTAGCGGAACGGTGTTCCTCCGTGGCTGCTCGCGTCGGCGAGCCTCCATCCGTCAGTGCGGTAACCATCCCTTTCACGCGGTCACTCTCGTGGCTCGCGAGCATCACGGCGGCGACGAGTGCGCCGACGAGGACGATGTCGACCATCTCGAACGCCGCCAGGAACCCCTCGGTGGGGACCGGCGACTGGCCCGTCAGGTCGAACATCGCGTAGCCGATGCCGGCCACGAGCGATGCGTCCTGCGGGAAGCCGGCGGGTTCGGGGAACGTTGTTGTCAGGAAGATGGCGGCGAAGACGACGAACAGGGCCACTGCTGCAAGTCCGTTGCTGAAGTTCGCGTTTTCGGCGAACTGCGGTTTGGTCACCATTAGCTATACACCTCCGCTTTCGGGCGTTCGCTTTGAGTGAGCATGACGGCAAATGTGATGAGCACCAGCACCCCGCCGATGTAGACGAGGATCTGCATGACCGCCGGGAAGGTGGCCTGCAGCATCACGTAATGCACCGCCA is a window of halophilic archaeon DL31 DNA encoding:
- a CDS encoding NAD(P)H-quinone oxidoreductase subunit 4L (KEGG: hje:HacjB3_11660 NADH dehydrogenase-like complex subunit K~HAMAP: NAD(P)H-quinone oxidoreductase subunit 4L~PFAM: NADH:ubiquinone/quinone oxidoreductase, chain 4L), producing MVPAEYYLLLSAAVFCIGLYGLLTRENALLFLMSVELMLNAANINFIAFSLQWGNLTGQVFSLFLMALAAAEVAVGIGIILVLYRNFKEINVTVPRSMRW
- a CDS encoding hypothetical protein (KEGG: hbo:Hbor_21410 hypothetical protein); its protein translation is MVTKPQFAENANFSNGLAAVALFVVFAAIFLTTTFPEPAGFPQDASLVAGIGYAMFDLTGQSPVPTEGFLAAFEMVDIVLVGALVAAVMLASHESDRVKGMVTALTDGGSPTRAATEEHRSASSRAMPGNGEDGVADQSADDGGEQ
- a CDS encoding NADH-ubiquinone/plastoquinone oxidoreductase chain 6 (PFAM: NADH:ubiquinone/plastoquinone oxidoreductase, chain 6~KEGG: hwa:HQ1643A NADH dehydrogenase subunit J), with protein sequence MLHETIAFVLFALVTLGCSLGVVLVRDVWHSALLLGGALTSLAVHYVMLQATFPAVMQILVYIGGVLVLITFAVMLTQSERPKAEVYS